The proteins below come from a single Pandoraea apista genomic window:
- a CDS encoding DMT family transporter, with protein sequence MRLLPRSSCGPEACALFAALLNGTIGVLTRVGFDQGATPALIAFWKCFGAFLLVCTLCACRPQLRTQTVRLTRRWPQFACLSLLGIFGLYYFETKAFAQASIPLVSFLTYAAGGATIALSGLFLGEKVTRQKLLAFAAIVAGVGLMSLFEHGIAGSLSGIVLALMGGCGYALFIFLSKGFRIGSGLPQLVWLFGFGSLFLLMPLVSEGFAFPAGAMWATLCALVLLPTIGGFYFTTRAVERGQASKVQIIETSDPLFATGFAFLLFGDRLSVAGLLGAGLIAAGLLIAVWHRPAPDLMRATAE encoded by the coding sequence ATGCGTTTATTACCTCGCTCAAGCTGCGGCCCCGAGGCCTGCGCGCTGTTTGCTGCCCTTCTGAACGGCACGATCGGCGTGTTGACGCGCGTTGGATTCGATCAAGGGGCAACGCCCGCGCTGATCGCTTTCTGGAAGTGCTTCGGGGCTTTCCTGTTGGTCTGCACGCTCTGCGCTTGTCGCCCGCAGCTACGCACGCAAACCGTCAGACTGACCCGGCGCTGGCCTCAATTCGCATGCCTTTCGCTGCTGGGCATCTTCGGCCTCTACTACTTTGAGACGAAGGCGTTTGCGCAAGCATCCATCCCACTGGTTTCGTTTCTGACTTATGCCGCCGGCGGCGCCACGATCGCGCTATCCGGTCTGTTTCTCGGCGAAAAAGTAACGCGACAGAAGCTTCTCGCCTTCGCTGCAATCGTCGCAGGCGTCGGCCTGATGAGTCTGTTCGAGCACGGCATCGCCGGCAGTCTGTCCGGCATCGTGCTCGCTTTGATGGGCGGGTGCGGCTATGCGCTGTTCATCTTTCTTTCCAAGGGGTTCCGGATCGGCTCGGGATTGCCGCAACTCGTCTGGCTATTCGGATTCGGGAGTCTCTTTCTGCTGATGCCGCTGGTGAGCGAGGGTTTCGCATTCCCCGCCGGTGCCATGTGGGCGACCCTCTGCGCGCTTGTCTTGCTGCCGACGATTGGCGGCTTCTATTTCACGACGCGAGCGGTGGAGCGCGGGCAAGCCAGCAAAGTGCAGATCATCGAGACCAGTGATCCGCTATTTGCCACGGGTTTTGCGTTTTTGCTGTTCGGCGACCGATTGAGCGTTGCGGGACTGCTCGGGGCGGGTTTGATTGCGGCAGGACTTTTGATTGCCGTCTGGCATCGGCCGGCCCCCGATTTGATGAGGGCGACAGCCGAGTGA